A genomic window from Bartonella apihabitans includes:
- a CDS encoding type IV secretory system conjugative DNA transfer family protein: MASNRSIIKTINSHKRPVIIIVAAFAVLVLLWSLIYSVVMGLGYKDWLLFNQFLGGKIHSPLGQLIIYHNNAAVQKTAVIATLIILSPFIALLVAWKALTEKDSKNAHFQNIFELAKNKFFDKTGVIIGAYKKRLLRSNAPAHHMVIGPTRSGKGAGYVIPNAIDYNGSMIVTDLKSEIFTATAGWRQKNGNDIYLFAPGERSSDRYNPLSSVRNNDDANRVTDIQNIAIILLPITSDSENAVWQGQAQALLAALISYVLESRKCAKNQTLTQVLELVDKGVLLQNYVKMALKYEREDLSKFTKNGLGSFVSMTEKAALSILMDIRNSLAAFRNPLISAATAVTDIPLNELNKRPITIYLAPTITNITLVKPILTVFIQHVLSLLTQTLDEKAISVFFLLDEFRQLQRVDEVVTKLPYVAGYNIKFSFIIQELRMLDTIYTQAGRDSIMGNCAVQICMGANDETTARYVSTAAGKKIEQTMSQTRSGGFSGGINSKTTHKNMTELILPQEIRQMKDDREIILPEGHAPIFAEKIKYFEWKKYQLAVKYAKEHIPSIKTLDYKKYVTTSSDDEIVEEQLTREKEEADEKLEKAKQELQTLAAEKMKEKPDYRATILDLLDSTVPDPLPDE; this comes from the coding sequence GTGGCGTCGAACAGATCTATTATAAAAACTATCAACAGCCATAAGCGGCCGGTTATCATTATCGTCGCGGCATTTGCCGTTTTGGTTTTGCTCTGGTCGTTAATATATTCAGTCGTCATGGGGCTTGGCTACAAAGACTGGCTATTATTCAATCAATTTTTAGGGGGCAAAATACATAGTCCACTTGGACAACTCATTATTTATCATAATAATGCGGCCGTTCAAAAAACAGCGGTAATCGCGACGCTCATCATATTGTCGCCATTTATTGCATTGCTCGTGGCGTGGAAAGCACTGACGGAGAAAGATAGCAAGAACGCCCATTTTCAGAACATTTTTGAGTTGGCAAAGAATAAATTTTTTGACAAAACCGGTGTGATTATTGGTGCATATAAAAAACGGCTGTTGAGAAGTAATGCACCCGCGCATCACATGGTTATCGGGCCGACGAGAAGTGGAAAAGGCGCAGGCTATGTGATACCAAACGCCATCGACTATAACGGCTCAATGATTGTCACTGATCTGAAAAGCGAAATATTTACCGCAACCGCCGGTTGGCGACAAAAAAATGGTAATGATATTTATCTATTTGCGCCCGGAGAACGCTCATCAGACCGATATAATCCACTGTCGTCCGTCCGAAATAACGACGACGCTAATCGCGTCACGGACATACAAAATATAGCCATTATTTTGCTACCCATAACATCCGACAGCGAAAACGCTGTCTGGCAAGGACAGGCACAAGCACTTCTAGCGGCATTGATCAGCTACGTGTTAGAAAGTCGTAAATGCGCGAAAAACCAAACATTGACGCAAGTTCTGGAGCTGGTCGATAAAGGTGTTCTGCTACAAAATTATGTCAAAATGGCATTAAAATATGAACGCGAAGATCTATCAAAATTCACAAAAAACGGCCTAGGGTCGTTTGTAAGTATGACAGAAAAGGCAGCCTTATCAATATTAATGGACATTCGTAATTCACTCGCTGCGTTTCGCAATCCGTTAATTTCGGCAGCCACCGCTGTGACAGATATTCCGCTCAACGAGTTGAACAAACGGCCGATTACAATCTATTTGGCACCGACAATTACCAATATTACGTTGGTTAAGCCGATACTCACGGTATTCATTCAACACGTTTTATCGCTACTGACGCAGACATTGGATGAAAAAGCGATTTCGGTGTTCTTTTTACTTGATGAATTTCGCCAGCTTCAACGCGTCGACGAAGTTGTGACAAAATTGCCCTACGTCGCGGGTTACAACATAAAATTTTCATTTATTATACAAGAGCTTCGCATGTTGGACACAATTTATACACAGGCGGGTCGAGACAGCATAATGGGTAACTGTGCCGTGCAGATTTGCATGGGCGCTAATGATGAAACCACTGCACGATATGTTTCGACGGCGGCGGGTAAAAAAATAGAACAAACGATGTCGCAAACGCGATCAGGTGGATTTTCCGGCGGAATAAATAGCAAAACGACGCACAAAAACATGACGGAACTAATTCTGCCGCAAGAAATACGGCAAATGAAAGACGACCGTGAAATAATTTTGCCCGAGGGGCACGCACCAATTTTTGCCGAAAAAATAAAGTATTTCGAATGGAAAAAATATCAGTTGGCCGTCAAATATGCAAAAGAACATATACCTTCCATAAAAACGTTAGATTACAAAAAATATGTTACCACAAGCAGTGACGACGAAATCGTTGAAGAACAACTAACACGGGAAAAAGAGGAAGCGGACGAAAAACTGGAAAAGGCAAAACAGGAATTACAAACGCTAGCTGCCGAAAAAATGAAGGAGAAGCCGGATTATCGCGCGACTATTTTAGATTTACTTGACAGCACAGTTCCCGACCCGCTTCCTGATGAATGA